Proteins encoded together in one Mycobacterium noviomagense window:
- a CDS encoding fumarylacetoacetate hydrolase family protein codes for MRWVTYRGDGGERTGVLSGDEIHSMPVGVRLLDLIQRGADGLRAAGEEALRTPATARLGEVSLAAPIPRPPSIRDCLCFLDHMRNCQQAAGGGRILKDVWYRIPAFYFACPATVLGPYDDVPIAPGSAWQDFELEIGAVIGQTGKDLSVEQAEAAIIGYTIFNDWSARDLQRLEGQLGIGQAKGKDAGVTLGPYLVTADELEPYHRNGKLSLEVTALVNDAVIGSGSTEAMDWSFGEVISYASRGVTLMPGDVFGSGTVPTCTLVEHLADPQSFPGWLRDGDVVTLRVNGLGEIRQTVRATPAPHRLAPRPNPDVEPDKPRVNRAPAKAPYTRGLHQVADQVWAWTLPDGGYGRSNAGLIAGDGASLLVDTLFDLPLSREMLTAMRPITDRAPITDALITHSNGDHTHGNQLLDASVRIIAAKGTAEEIAHGMPPEMFAMIQTADFGPVATRYARDRFGPFDFSGITVRNADQTFDDELTIDVGGREVRLLDLGPAHTAADSVVHVPDAGVLFAGDLLFIGCTPIVWAGPIANWVKACEAMLALGVETVVPGHGPVTGPEGIRAVQGYLIHITEQADAAYRKGLSFAEAADTIDLGEYADWLDAERVVANVYRRYRELDPDTPQLEPTALLVLQADWLAKHS; via the coding sequence ATGCGGTGGGTGACCTATCGGGGCGACGGCGGTGAGCGCACCGGGGTGCTTTCCGGTGACGAGATTCACTCGATGCCGGTGGGCGTGCGGCTGCTTGACCTGATCCAGCGCGGCGCCGATGGGCTGCGCGCGGCGGGCGAGGAAGCGTTGCGTACACCGGCCACGGCCCGTCTCGGCGAGGTGAGCCTCGCCGCGCCGATTCCGCGTCCGCCGTCGATCCGCGACTGCCTGTGCTTTTTGGATCACATGCGCAATTGCCAGCAGGCCGCCGGGGGCGGGCGGATCCTCAAAGACGTCTGGTATCGGATCCCCGCGTTCTACTTCGCCTGTCCGGCAACTGTTCTCGGGCCCTACGACGACGTACCCATTGCGCCCGGAAGTGCTTGGCAGGACTTCGAATTGGAGATCGGCGCGGTCATCGGACAAACCGGCAAAGACCTGTCGGTCGAACAAGCCGAAGCGGCGATCATCGGCTACACGATCTTCAACGACTGGTCCGCCCGTGATCTGCAGCGCCTGGAAGGTCAGCTGGGCATAGGCCAGGCCAAAGGAAAAGACGCCGGGGTCACCCTCGGGCCGTATCTGGTCACGGCCGACGAATTGGAGCCCTACCACCGCAACGGCAAGCTCAGCCTCGAGGTGACCGCGCTGGTCAACGACGCGGTCATCGGCTCGGGGTCCACCGAGGCGATGGACTGGAGTTTCGGTGAAGTCATCTCCTATGCATCGCGTGGAGTGACGCTGATGCCCGGTGACGTGTTCGGGTCGGGCACCGTGCCCACCTGCACGCTCGTCGAGCATCTCGCCGACCCGCAATCGTTCCCGGGCTGGCTGCGCGACGGCGACGTCGTCACCCTGCGGGTCAACGGCCTCGGTGAAATCCGCCAAACCGTGCGCGCCACACCGGCGCCCCACCGGTTGGCGCCGCGACCGAACCCGGACGTCGAACCAGACAAGCCGCGCGTTAACCGGGCACCGGCAAAAGCGCCCTACACCCGTGGGCTGCACCAGGTCGCCGACCAGGTGTGGGCCTGGACGCTGCCGGATGGCGGATACGGCCGGAGCAACGCCGGGCTTATCGCCGGCGATGGCGCGTCGCTGCTGGTGGACACGCTGTTCGACCTGCCGCTGAGCCGCGAAATGCTGACCGCGATGCGACCCATCACCGACCGCGCGCCGATCACCGACGCGCTGATCACCCACTCCAACGGCGACCACACCCACGGCAACCAGCTGCTGGACGCATCCGTGCGCATCATCGCCGCCAAGGGCACCGCCGAGGAGATCGCGCACGGCATGCCACCCGAGATGTTCGCGATGATCCAGACCGCCGATTTCGGTCCGGTAGCGACCCGCTATGCGCGAGACCGCTTCGGGCCCTTCGACTTCAGCGGGATCACCGTCCGCAACGCCGACCAGACCTTCGACGACGAGCTCACCATCGACGTCGGCGGCCGCGAAGTCCGCCTGCTGGACCTGGGTCCAGCCCATACCGCCGCCGACTCGGTGGTGCATGTGCCCGACGCCGGTGTGCTGTTCGCCGGGGATCTGCTGTTCATCGGCTGCACTCCGATCGTGTGGGCCGGCCCGATTGCCAACTGGGTCAAGGCGTGTGAGGCGATGTTGGCGCTGGGCGTCGAGACTGTCGTGCCCGGTCATGGCCCTGTCACCGGCCCGGAGGGGATCCGCGCGGTGCAGGGGTACCTCATCCACATCACCGAGCAAGCCGACGCCGCCTACCGCAAGGGGCTGTCGTTCGCCGAGGCCGCCGACACCATCGACCTCGGCGAGTACGCCGACTGGTTGGACGCCGAACGCGTCGTCGCCAACGTGTATCGGCGCTACCGCGAACTCGACCCTGACACACCGCAGCTGGAGCCGACGGCACTTCTGGTCCTGCAGGCCGATTGGTTGGCCAAGCACAGCTGA
- a CDS encoding AurF N-oxygenase family protein, protein MTTPVKPTGPSREEFSERLLKGSVKKSYAPVVDIDWDAPLDPDKFYLPPKVVSLYGTPMWDQMSRAQRIELSRQEFVNTLSAGIWFENILNQALLRKLMHEDPTARESHYALTELGDETRHMVMFGKAIERVGAKPVRPRLYHRIIINALPLAFRGAMLWVAALIGEEIFDSLQRQMMDDPELQPMVQRLMRIHVTEEARHIQFARDGLRKRVAEMPRLNRWFIANINGLGGLFFRYLFSNPIPYARAGLNVREARRTVLSSAHRHEVQISGFAPLAAFLAEVGLMGPIARRQWRRSGFL, encoded by the coding sequence ATGACCACTCCGGTGAAGCCGACCGGGCCCAGTCGCGAAGAGTTCTCCGAGCGCTTGCTGAAGGGATCGGTCAAGAAGTCCTACGCGCCGGTCGTCGACATCGACTGGGACGCGCCGCTCGACCCGGACAAGTTCTACCTGCCGCCCAAGGTCGTCTCCTTGTACGGAACCCCGATGTGGGACCAGATGTCTCGCGCGCAGCGCATCGAACTGTCCCGCCAGGAGTTCGTCAACACGCTCTCGGCCGGTATCTGGTTCGAGAACATCCTCAACCAGGCTCTGCTGCGCAAGCTCATGCACGAGGATCCGACCGCCCGGGAGTCGCATTACGCGCTGACTGAGCTCGGTGACGAAACCCGTCACATGGTCATGTTCGGCAAGGCCATCGAGCGGGTCGGGGCCAAGCCGGTGCGCCCGCGGCTCTACCACCGGATCATCATCAACGCGCTGCCGCTGGCGTTTCGCGGCGCGATGCTGTGGGTGGCCGCGCTGATCGGCGAGGAGATCTTCGATTCCTTGCAGCGGCAGATGATGGACGACCCCGAGCTGCAGCCAATGGTTCAGCGGCTGATGCGAATCCACGTCACCGAAGAGGCTCGCCACATCCAGTTCGCGCGTGACGGGCTGCGCAAGCGGGTGGCCGAGATGCCGCGGCTCAACAGATGGTTCATCGCCAACATCAACGGTCTCGGCGGGCTGTTCTTCCGCTACCTGTTCAGCAATCCGATCCCGTATGCGCGTGCGGGTCTGAACGTGCGAGAGGCGCGACGCACGGTGCTGAGCAGCGCCCACCGGCACGAAGTTCAGATCAGTGGGTTTGCTCCGCTGGCGGCGTTTTTGGCCGAGGTCGGCTTGATGGGGCCGATCGCGCGCCGCCAGTGGAGGCGCAGCGGGTTTCTGTGA
- a CDS encoding LLM class flavin-dependent oxidoreductase has protein sequence MRFSYAEAMTDPAFYVPLAKAAEAAGYSAMTIPDSLAYPFESDAKYPYTPDGSREFLDGKPFIEAFVLAAALGAVTTTLRFNFFVLKLPIRPPALVAKQAGSLAALIGNRIGLGVGTSPWPEDYELLGVPFAKRGKRIDECIEIVRGLTTGDYFEFHGEFYDIPKTKMTPAPTKPIPILIGGHADAALRRAARADGWMHGGGNPGELDRLIERLKRYREEEGRSGPFEIHVISADGFTPEGVKRLEDNGVTDVIVGFRVPYSKGPDPEPLEAKLRNLETFAENVIAKV, from the coding sequence GTGCGGTTCAGCTACGCAGAGGCGATGACGGACCCGGCGTTTTATGTCCCGCTGGCCAAGGCCGCCGAAGCGGCCGGCTACTCCGCTATGACGATTCCGGATAGCCTGGCCTACCCATTCGAGTCCGACGCGAAATATCCCTACACGCCCGACGGCAGCCGCGAGTTCCTGGACGGCAAACCGTTCATCGAGGCGTTTGTGCTGGCTGCCGCCCTCGGCGCGGTGACGACCACGCTGAGGTTCAACTTCTTCGTGCTCAAACTGCCTATCCGGCCTCCGGCGCTGGTGGCCAAGCAGGCCGGTTCACTGGCGGCGTTGATCGGCAACCGGATCGGCCTGGGCGTCGGTACCAGCCCATGGCCAGAAGACTACGAGCTGTTGGGTGTGCCATTCGCCAAGCGCGGCAAGCGAATTGACGAATGCATCGAAATCGTGCGCGGGCTGACCACCGGCGATTATTTCGAGTTCCACGGCGAGTTCTATGACATCCCCAAGACGAAGATGACCCCCGCGCCCACCAAGCCGATTCCGATCCTCATTGGTGGGCACGCCGATGCCGCGTTGCGCCGCGCGGCCCGCGCGGACGGATGGATGCACGGGGGCGGCAACCCAGGCGAACTCGACCGGCTGATCGAACGGCTCAAGCGGTACCGGGAGGAAGAAGGTCGCAGCGGCCCGTTCGAGATCCATGTGATCTCCGCCGACGGGTTCACCCCCGAGGGCGTCAAGCGCCTGGAGGACAACGGCGTCACCGACGTGATCGTGGGCTTTCGTGTGCCCTACAGCAAAGGACCCGACCCCGAGCCGTTGGAGGCCAAGCTTCGCAACCTGGAGACGTTCGCCGAGAATGTGATCGCGAAGGTCTAG
- a CDS encoding CheR family methyltransferase, giving the protein MNTKPDESFEALLRYLRDARGFDFTGYKRTTLMRRVRHRMEQAGYSSFEQYLDVLQASSDEFSALFNTILINVTDFFRDPGAWEYVSADVIPRILAERGPDDPIRVWSAGCASGQEAYTLAMLLAEAIGPDGFRDRVKIYATDVDEDALSEARGATYDAKAIESVPGELLERYFEHLNGRYIFRKDLRRGVIFGRNDLVKDAPISRVDLLVCRNTLMYMNAETQRNVLTRLHFALSHQGILFLGHAEMLLNHSDRFTPLNLKHRVFRKAAGSHVGVDRYDPAATMYDRRGDLSGPNTVRDLAFRASPVAQIVVTGEDTVAMINQQAETMFGLSARDIGRLLRDLEVSYRPVELRAYVEQAKVDRRSTRIPDVKWQRPGAETVWFEIHVNPLVDAENRLLGISIVFFDVTATRALLDKVVETNRQLEAAYEELQSTNEELETTNEELQSTVEELETTNEELQSTNEELETMNEELQSTNDELHTINDELRERSVELEDARTFMDSLINSIHFGMVVVDREMRVVVWNRGCEELWGMRSDETVGQALAGLDIGLPVEEVRPLIGNAFVDPQNPGETVLDAVNRRGRPIRVRVTCTGFQSPAEGGVNGALLLMEPQG; this is encoded by the coding sequence ATGAACACCAAGCCAGACGAATCATTTGAGGCGCTGCTGCGGTACTTGCGGGACGCCCGCGGGTTCGATTTCACCGGGTACAAACGCACGACGCTGATGCGACGCGTTCGCCACCGCATGGAACAGGCCGGCTATTCCAGCTTCGAGCAGTACCTCGACGTGCTGCAAGCCAGTTCCGACGAGTTCTCGGCCCTGTTCAACACCATCCTGATCAACGTCACCGACTTCTTCCGTGACCCGGGCGCGTGGGAATACGTCTCAGCCGACGTCATTCCGCGCATCCTGGCCGAACGCGGGCCTGATGACCCGATCCGGGTCTGGAGCGCCGGGTGCGCCTCGGGACAAGAGGCCTACACCCTGGCCATGCTGCTGGCCGAGGCCATCGGCCCCGACGGATTCCGGGACCGGGTTAAGATCTACGCGACCGACGTCGACGAGGATGCGCTCAGCGAGGCGCGTGGCGCCACCTACGACGCCAAAGCGATCGAGTCGGTGCCGGGGGAGCTGCTGGAGCGCTACTTCGAACACCTCAACGGCCGCTACATCTTCCGCAAGGATCTGCGGCGTGGGGTGATCTTCGGTCGCAACGACCTCGTCAAGGATGCCCCCATCTCGCGAGTCGATCTGCTGGTGTGCCGCAACACTCTGATGTACATGAATGCCGAAACCCAGCGAAACGTGTTGACGCGCCTGCACTTTGCGCTCTCTCATCAGGGCATACTGTTTCTCGGCCATGCCGAGATGCTGCTGAACCACAGTGATCGGTTCACGCCGCTGAACCTCAAGCACCGAGTCTTTCGCAAGGCGGCCGGGTCGCATGTCGGCGTGGACCGCTATGACCCCGCGGCCACGATGTATGACCGGCGCGGCGATCTTTCCGGCCCAAACACTGTGCGCGACTTGGCTTTTCGCGCCAGCCCGGTCGCCCAGATCGTAGTCACCGGTGAAGACACCGTGGCGATGATCAACCAACAAGCGGAGACGATGTTCGGGCTCTCGGCGCGCGACATCGGCCGCCTGCTGCGTGACCTCGAAGTCTCGTATCGGCCGGTCGAGCTGCGCGCGTACGTCGAGCAAGCCAAGGTGGACCGCCGATCCACTCGGATCCCCGACGTCAAATGGCAACGCCCCGGCGCGGAAACCGTGTGGTTCGAGATTCACGTGAACCCGCTCGTCGACGCCGAAAACAGGCTACTGGGGATATCGATCGTCTTCTTCGACGTCACCGCGACCCGCGCGCTGCTGGACAAGGTGGTCGAGACCAACCGCCAACTCGAGGCGGCCTACGAAGAATTGCAGTCCACCAACGAAGAACTCGAGACCACCAACGAAGAACTGCAGTCGACCGTGGAGGAATTAGAAACCACCAACGAAGAACTGCAGTCGACCAACGAAGAACTCGAGACGATGAACGAGGAGCTGCAGTCGACAAACGACGAGCTGCACACCATCAACGACGAGCTGCGCGAGCGCAGCGTCGAACTCGAGGACGCCCGGACGTTCATGGATTCGCTGATCAACTCGATCCATTTCGGCATGGTGGTGGTCGATCGGGAGATGCGGGTGGTGGTGTGGAACCGCGGCTGCGAAGAACTGTGGGGTATGCGCTCCGATGAAACAGTGGGCCAGGCGCTTGCCGGTCTCGACATCGGGCTGCCGGTGGAGGAAGTCCGCCCGCTGATCGGCAACGCGTTCGTCGACCCGCAAAACCCAGGCGAGACAGTCCTCGACGCCGTCAACCGGCGCGGCCGTCCCATTCGGGTGCGGGTGACGTGTACGGGTTTTCAATCTCCGGCAGAGGGCGGCGTCAACGGTGCGCTTCTCTTGATGGAGCCTCAGGGCTGA
- a CDS encoding STAS domain-containing protein encodes MVSRPTSQLTIYAARIAEVRLLTVDGVLNSSTYLKLRDTVIKAALDEPRAVIVDVTMLDVPASSAWSVFTSARWHVSTWPDVPIMLVCGHARGRRTIARGGVARYVPVYATIDAALEAAADSDRFNRRRTRAELPGLATSLRQARELVAEWLGAWSQSALIPVATVIVNVFVENVLQHTASAPVVVLESDGTTVSVAVQDNSPAPAVRSEDSLHGRAVHGLAIVAAVSRAWGSTPMPSGKTVWAVVGPENQL; translated from the coding sequence CTGGTGAGTAGGCCGACCAGCCAGCTGACGATCTACGCGGCGAGGATCGCGGAGGTGCGGCTGCTCACTGTTGACGGCGTGTTAAACAGTTCGACCTACTTGAAGCTGCGCGACACCGTCATCAAGGCCGCACTGGACGAGCCGCGTGCTGTCATCGTCGACGTCACCATGCTCGACGTCCCAGCGTCGTCGGCCTGGTCGGTTTTCACTAGCGCACGCTGGCATGTCAGCACCTGGCCGGATGTCCCGATCATGTTGGTGTGCGGGCATGCGCGGGGACGCAGGACCATCGCGCGCGGCGGTGTCGCGCGATATGTGCCGGTGTATGCGACGATCGACGCCGCGCTGGAGGCGGCCGCTGACAGCGATCGATTCAACCGGCGCCGGACTCGTGCAGAGTTGCCTGGGTTGGCGACAAGCCTGCGGCAGGCACGCGAACTTGTCGCCGAGTGGCTGGGCGCCTGGTCGCAATCCGCCCTCATCCCGGTGGCGACCGTGATCGTCAACGTGTTCGTCGAAAACGTGCTGCAGCACACGGCCAGTGCCCCGGTGGTAGTGCTCGAAAGCGACGGTACGACGGTCAGCGTGGCGGTCCAGGACAACAGCCCTGCTCCGGCGGTGCGTTCCGAGGATTCACTGCACGGGCGCGCCGTGCACGGTTTGGCGATTGTGGCCGCGGTATCCCGAGCCTGGGGCAGCACACCGATGCCCTCCGGAAAGACGGTGTGGGCTGTCGTTGGCCCCGAAAACCAACTCTGA
- the ctaD gene encoding aa3-type cytochrome oxidase subunit I: MVTEAGPVQTLTAHRPYPHPRRTRGQLVWNLVTTTDHKLIGQMYLATAFAFFFTAGLMALLMRAELAAPGLQFLSNEQYNQLFTIHGTIMLLLYATPVVFGFANVALPLQIGAPDVAFPRLNAFSYWLFLFGGLVVLAGFITPTGPADFGWTAYTPLSDAIHSAGAGADLWIVGLILSGFGTILSAVNMVTTVICMRAPGMTMFRLPIFTWNIVATSVLVFLAFPILTAALFGLAADRHLGAHVYDAANGGPILWQHLFWFFGHPEVYIVALPFFGIVTEILPVFSRKPVFGYTTLVYATWAITGLSAAVWAHHMFATGAVLLPFFSFMTYLIAVPTGIKFFNWTGTMWKGQLTFETPMLFSIGFLVTFLLGGLTGVILASPPLDFHVTDTYFVVAHFHYVLFGTIVFSTFAGVYFWFPKMTGRLLDERLGKLHFWLTLIGFHTTFLVQHWLGDQGMPRRYADYLPSDGFQPLNIVSTVGAFILGVSMIPFVWNVFRSYRYGEPVTVDDPWGYGNSLEWATSCPPPRHNFTELPRIRSNRPAFELHYPHMVERMRAEEHIGRAHKGRQQPAGT, translated from the coding sequence ATGGTCACCGAAGCGGGCCCTGTACAAACCCTGACTGCCCATAGGCCCTATCCACATCCTCGCCGAACCCGCGGCCAGCTCGTCTGGAACCTCGTCACGACGACGGATCACAAGCTGATCGGCCAGATGTACCTTGCCACGGCGTTCGCGTTCTTCTTCACGGCCGGTCTGATGGCTCTGCTCATGCGGGCCGAACTGGCCGCGCCGGGGCTGCAGTTCTTGTCCAACGAGCAGTACAACCAGCTGTTCACCATCCACGGCACGATCATGTTGCTGCTGTATGCGACCCCGGTCGTGTTCGGCTTCGCCAATGTCGCGCTGCCGCTGCAGATCGGCGCACCAGACGTCGCCTTTCCGCGGCTCAACGCCTTTTCCTACTGGCTCTTCCTTTTCGGCGGGCTCGTCGTTCTGGCCGGTTTCATCACCCCGACCGGGCCCGCCGACTTCGGGTGGACCGCCTATACGCCGCTATCCGACGCCATCCACTCGGCAGGCGCCGGCGCCGACCTGTGGATCGTGGGACTGATCCTGTCCGGTTTCGGGACGATACTGTCGGCGGTCAACATGGTCACCACCGTGATCTGCATGCGCGCGCCCGGTATGACGATGTTCCGCCTGCCGATCTTCACCTGGAACATCGTGGCGACCAGTGTCCTGGTCTTTCTGGCCTTCCCGATTCTGACGGCGGCACTGTTCGGGCTCGCCGCCGACCGGCACCTGGGAGCCCACGTCTACGACGCAGCCAACGGCGGGCCCATCTTGTGGCAGCACCTGTTCTGGTTCTTCGGCCACCCCGAGGTCTACATCGTCGCGCTGCCGTTCTTCGGCATCGTCACCGAGATCCTGCCGGTGTTCTCCCGCAAACCGGTCTTCGGCTACACCACGCTGGTCTATGCAACATGGGCCATCACGGGGCTTTCCGCCGCGGTGTGGGCCCACCACATGTTCGCCACCGGAGCCGTTCTGCTGCCGTTCTTTTCGTTCATGACTTACCTGATCGCGGTGCCGACGGGCATCAAGTTCTTCAACTGGACCGGCACCATGTGGAAGGGCCAGTTGACGTTTGAGACGCCGATGCTGTTCTCGATCGGCTTTCTCGTAACTTTCTTGCTGGGTGGTCTGACCGGTGTGATCCTGGCCAGCCCGCCACTGGACTTCCACGTCACCGACACCTACTTCGTGGTCGCCCACTTCCACTACGTGCTGTTCGGCACGATCGTCTTCTCCACGTTCGCCGGGGTCTACTTCTGGTTCCCGAAGATGACCGGCCGGCTGCTCGACGAACGCCTGGGCAAGCTGCACTTCTGGCTGACGCTCATCGGTTTCCACACCACGTTCTTGGTTCAGCACTGGTTGGGTGACCAAGGCATGCCGCGCCGCTACGCCGACTACCTGCCGAGCGACGGTTTTCAGCCGCTCAACATCGTCTCCACGGTCGGGGCGTTCATCCTCGGCGTCTCGATGATCCCGTTCGTGTGGAACGTCTTCCGCAGCTACCGATACGGAGAACCGGTCACCGTCGACGACCCATGGGGGTACGGCAACTCGCTGGAGTGGGCCACCAGTTGCCCGCCGCCGCGGCACAACTTCACCGAACTGCCGAGGATCCGGTCGAACCGCCCGGCCTTCGAATTGCACTACCCGCACATGGTCGAGCGAATGCGCGCCGAAGAACACATCGGGCGAGCGCACAAGGGCCGCCAGCAGCCAGCCGGAACCTGA
- a CDS encoding DUF4873 domain-containing protein gives MPWFPNTLGPNEFRGVWFHSAAPDHDFDPAGKRVAVVGADSTAGREIDRLVASGASVKVFAYPPRRFIPILLGPTARAKRWLRRHAEPMQRAAAPRRPELVRSAIDTVTSEGIRTCDGEHHDVDAIIYGTGFCLADHVADDTLVGAAGMTIRQAWRDGMEPYLGVAVHRFPNYFVITGPDDAAQLRYITRCLKWMTRRASTRIEVRHSTQQVFNERVHLRPPKQHRPTSACELSSSAGVEDDTYDGPATLSIAGSSRQVRVRLTGYVEPIDGQYHWQGTLFDNLPTDLLKQARAVTLSVGKRSAPARIIEETPQGTHTIAGVGPPPFTLDSVELTGSQP, from the coding sequence GTGCCGTGGTTCCCGAACACCTTGGGACCGAACGAGTTTCGAGGTGTGTGGTTTCATTCGGCGGCACCCGACCACGATTTCGATCCAGCCGGCAAACGCGTCGCGGTCGTCGGCGCAGACAGCACTGCCGGCCGAGAAATCGATCGGCTCGTCGCGTCGGGGGCGTCGGTCAAGGTGTTCGCCTATCCGCCGCGCCGGTTCATCCCGATTCTGCTCGGACCCACCGCACGAGCTAAGCGCTGGCTGCGTCGCCACGCAGAGCCCATGCAGCGTGCCGCTGCGCCGAGGCGGCCTGAACTGGTGCGCTCGGCCATCGACACCGTCACCTCCGAGGGCATCCGCACCTGCGACGGCGAGCACCATGATGTCGACGCAATCATCTACGGCACAGGTTTTTGCCTCGCCGATCACGTCGCCGATGACACGTTGGTCGGCGCTGCCGGCATGACGATCCGGCAGGCCTGGCGCGACGGCATGGAGCCCTACCTCGGTGTTGCCGTGCACCGTTTTCCCAACTACTTCGTGATCACCGGGCCCGATGACGCAGCACAACTGCGCTACATCACCAGATGCCTGAAGTGGATGACACGCAGGGCCAGCACGCGAATCGAGGTGCGCCACAGTACTCAACAGGTGTTCAACGAACGCGTGCACCTGCGGCCCCCAAAGCAACACCGCCCGACCTCCGCGTGCGAGCTGTCGTCAAGCGCCGGTGTGGAAGACGACACCTACGACGGGCCGGCAACGCTGAGCATCGCCGGCTCCTCTCGTCAGGTGCGGGTCCGGCTGACTGGCTACGTCGAGCCGATCGACGGCCAATACCATTGGCAGGGAACGCTTTTCGACAATCTGCCGACGGACCTTCTCAAGCAGGCGCGAGCGGTGACACTGAGCGTGGGTAAGCGCAGCGCCCCGGCGCGCATCATCGAAGAAACGCCCCAAGGCACCCACACCATTGCCGGCGTGGGACCACCGCCGTTCACACTCGACAGTGTCGAACTCACCGGTTCCCAGCCGTAA
- a CDS encoding chemotaxis protein CheB encodes MASAMAEEGSARNVVAVGASAGGVEALTQFASGLPPDLLCAVLVVLHMPAGAPSVLARIIDRNGPLPAVTAEHGAPLEHGTIHVAIPNRHLLVKDHRIVLSDGPTENGHRPAINALFRSVALGYGPRAVGVLLSGVLDDGVLGSAAIRSRGGTTIAQSPSDALFSAMPQNAIDAGVIDTEVSAPEVGGLLKQLADREFEGHEMEPDARMELENRIAMARRFSTDFDTEKLGPPSGYTCPDCNGSLVAVSDGNYRCQVGHAWTADALLRARDEEVEDALWIAVRSLQEKAKLSRRLADQVTPGMLSERYHALADEAEHAMSVLGSRLTEAYGKQGTPGE; translated from the coding sequence ATGGCGAGCGCAATGGCAGAAGAAGGCAGCGCACGCAATGTAGTTGCGGTTGGTGCATCGGCGGGCGGGGTCGAGGCGCTCACCCAGTTCGCATCCGGCTTGCCGCCGGATCTGCTGTGTGCCGTTTTGGTTGTCCTGCACATGCCGGCCGGCGCACCGAGCGTCCTGGCCCGCATCATCGACCGCAACGGTCCACTGCCGGCCGTGACCGCCGAGCATGGCGCGCCGCTGGAGCACGGCACCATCCACGTCGCGATCCCGAACCGTCATCTGCTGGTGAAGGACCACCGGATCGTCCTGTCGGACGGCCCCACCGAGAACGGGCACCGACCCGCCATCAACGCGTTATTCCGGTCGGTGGCGCTGGGTTATGGACCGCGGGCGGTCGGGGTGCTGCTCTCCGGTGTGCTCGACGACGGCGTGCTGGGATCGGCGGCCATCCGGTCGCGGGGCGGCACGACGATTGCACAATCGCCTTCCGACGCGCTGTTTTCGGCCATGCCGCAGAACGCGATCGATGCGGGCGTAATCGACACCGAGGTGTCGGCGCCCGAGGTTGGAGGTCTGCTCAAGCAACTGGCAGATCGAGAATTCGAGGGACACGAGATGGAGCCCGACGCGCGTATGGAGCTGGAGAACCGAATCGCGATGGCGCGACGGTTCTCAACCGATTTCGACACCGAGAAGCTGGGCCCGCCTTCGGGCTATACCTGCCCGGACTGCAACGGGTCGTTGGTCGCCGTCAGCGACGGCAATTACCGCTGTCAGGTCGGCCACGCGTGGACAGCTGACGCGTTGCTGCGCGCCCGAGACGAGGAGGTCGAGGACGCGCTGTGGATCGCAGTGCGCAGCCTGCAGGAGAAAGCCAAGCTTTCTCGCCGCTTGGCCGACCAAGTCACGCCCGGGATGTTGAGCGAGCGCTACCACGCGCTCGCCGACGAGGCGGAGCATGCGATGTCGGTACTGGGCAGCCGGCTGACCGAGGCCTACGGAAAACAGGGCACGCCTGGTGAGTAG
- a CDS encoding GAF and ANTAR domain-containing protein, with the protein MQYRKTNPASPSPLSTEAPAITTDCRTGFVLEVAELVCHLQDEHATDVDAVLGELTHSALKFLPGAQCAGITIASSNGKVRTVGATDRFPALLDEIQQRHCEGPCLSAAWEQHIIRIDDMAAEQRWPEYCRGAIDETPIRSVLAFQLFADHRTMGALNFYAEQPNAFDHDAVELGLILATHTALAWSMVRRDEQFRSALASRDIIGQAKGMLMERFKIDALQAFELLKRLSQSSNTPLAAVARQLVEAEQRGG; encoded by the coding sequence ATGCAATACCGGAAAACAAACCCCGCGTCTCCGTCGCCGCTTTCGACAGAAGCGCCTGCGATCACGACTGACTGCCGGACCGGATTCGTCCTCGAAGTCGCCGAGTTGGTGTGCCACTTGCAAGACGAACACGCCACCGACGTCGACGCGGTGCTCGGCGAGTTGACTCACAGTGCGCTAAAGTTCCTGCCCGGTGCCCAGTGTGCCGGCATCACAATCGCCTCCAGCAACGGCAAAGTGCGAACAGTAGGCGCTACTGACCGCTTTCCTGCGCTGCTCGACGAAATACAGCAGCGTCACTGCGAGGGACCGTGCCTATCGGCTGCCTGGGAGCAACACATCATCCGTATCGACGACATGGCGGCCGAGCAGCGCTGGCCGGAGTACTGCCGCGGCGCCATCGACGAAACCCCGATTCGGTCGGTCCTGGCGTTCCAGTTGTTCGCCGACCACCGGACGATGGGTGCGCTGAACTTCTACGCCGAACAGCCGAATGCCTTCGACCACGACGCCGTCGAACTGGGCTTGATCCTTGCCACCCATACCGCACTTGCCTGGAGCATGGTGCGCCGCGACGAACAGTTTCGCAGCGCGCTGGCTTCCCGCGACATCATCGGCCAAGCCAAGGGCATGCTCATGGAGCGGTTCAAGATCGACGCGTTGCAGGCATTTGAACTGCTCAAGCGGTTGTCGCAGAGTTCGAATACACCGCTGGCGGCGGTGGCCCGCCAACTAGTCGAGGCTGAACAGCGCGGTGGCTGA